The nucleotide sequence ATAACACAAACCATTATTAAAACTTGAGACCAAAATAGAGCACGTAACCGCTAATACTCACATAACCAACTGTCTTCGCCTTAACAACTAAATCAACCGGAATCCCCTCCCCATCTTTCTTCGTCGCTATTTCTCTCAACTGACTATGTAAATCAACCCGATGAGCCGCATATAGCGGTATCCCATACTTCTCCTCGGTATTCGCATAATAACCATCAACCACAACTTTCATGGCCATACCATCCCAGATATTTGCTTTACTAAGAGCTACCAGTTTCGATTTTGCAGGTGAAAAATCCCACGATTGAAGTATGAGTGACGCATTTGGTGCTACCGTTATAGCGGCGCCTGTTTCATGGAGAAGGGAGGATTGTTCAAGTATCTTGGGTCGTGTTAGTATTTCTGTATTGTGGGCATGAAACAGTATATAATTTgacagaagaaggaaatgtAGCGAATAGAAGACGAACAGTAACTTTATGTCCACCTCTCCTTAGAGCAATCCCAGCACCCAGACCTGCGATTCCCGCGCCTACAATTATGATTTCCATAATTTTAGTTGATTGTAGATATTTTGGTGTGGGGATGAGATCAGGGAGCTCACGACATGTCGTTCTTTATGTATCATCAAATTGGTCTGCGGTTACACGTTTCATGTATGCAGCACGGCTGATGAGCTGAAAGCCATTGTATGACAATCCGTGCGAGATACCTTGGTTAATTTCGTAATCATCGAAAGTAACTCAAACTGGTCAAGAGATATTTTAACAGAAACAGATAAGAATGAGTTGTCATTGAATCCCAATGACTCcatttaatttaattttgggGTTAGCAGAAATCTGCACAGGAGACATATGCATTGAGTGGTAAAAGCTACGTagcaaaaaaagaaacttttcTTCGGACATCGATTGATTAATGGACTTGCTGATGACATGCATTATCAGCTGAAGTGACCAATGCGTAGATCAACAAGACTAGCCAATCACATGGATAGTATTGACATTGAATACAAATATCGCACCGATCAACAGTACGTGTTGTTTTATGAAGTGCTGAGTGCTTTACTACCCCAGAGTCGTAAGAGCTGTTTCAGATTTCCGGGCCAGTATCTTAGATGCAGGTCACAGcatataatttgaaaaatacGCCTTGCGTAAGAAGATATAAGAATTCATGTAACAACAACGAATAGGCAGAGTGAAGACATAATCTATGTTATAGCAacataaatatcaattactTCTCACTGTCATTGTAACTGCGCTAGATAGGCAGATAATTTGTGCTAGGCTGTAACcgtgtgatgtgatttgatatctattatctattaATACATCATAAGAGGACGTAGCCCTATCCCATATACATTTGTTATGATCCCATCAGCCTTAAAAGAACGCAGACCACCCGATATACATAGCCGTCAATCTTCTCGGGTCTGTGGCTTGTTTAATTAACTCATCAACATAACCCTCCACACTGAGCGGAACACTTTCCCCAGGTAACAATCCTTTCAACTTTCTCTGAATAACATCCAACACCTTTTGGCCACTCAGCATCCCTTCATTTGCtatctccctcttcttcttatcaACTCTCTTCATGAGATCAAGTGTTGGATCATAAATGAAAGCCTCAAGAATTGTCATCAGAGTTTCTTCGTGCTGACGTAGTAGCTTTATTGTGAGTTCTGAGGATTTGCGGAATGGCCCTTCGTAGCCGTACATACCCATTGCGTCAACCATGTTATGGGTCAAGCGGAAAGGAACTTGTTCAGGCTTTGCAAACGTTTTACCCTTTTCAAACAGACAATTGAAATCTACGTGAAAAGTTCCTCCGTTTCCTTCCTCGAAAAGGATGTTTTCCGTATGGCGATCTCCTAGACCTAGAATTGTGCCAACCATAGACATAACAGCACATGACCGAGTATAACGAAGTCTAGCGGCAAACCAAGCTGAGGGCTCAGGGAATTGCTTGACAAACCATTTATGGAATACAGGCTTAAATTCGCCAAGAACCTTTTCCGTGAAGAATGGGAGTTGCTTCTCGCTTTTCATTGCTTCCTCGCAATACATACCGAGTTCCGTATAATTGATTCGTTTCCCCTGCGCTCCGTATAGATCTGTAAGTATTTTTCGAAGTGTTTGGAGTCCTTCTATCCATTCTATGATTCCACATTCCTCATTTAAAGGTGTTACAGCATAAGTCTTGACATACAATTGGCGTCTACTTGATTCTGCATCACGCTTTAGAGACCTATTCATCATGCcattgaattcttgaagACGCTGATCCATACGAAGGTCATCCTTTGGTTTGAAAAGAAGACCATAGTGCTGTCCATTGGATGCCAGAGCTCTTACTCGCTTGGGTTTTGCCAAAGAATTTAACACCAGCACGtcatcttcaaaagaatTGATTGTAATGACATCGCGAGAGAAAGCTTTGTGCGTTGCTACTTTATCTGTGAGAGTCGGCAGGCTCGCTGTCAACGCGGCTTCCACTGGGCAAGCAAGCGCACTTGGCAAGACCTTGTGTTTGAATTGTAGATCTTTGGATAAACTTGATCTGAACACTCTTGCTTCTTTAAAATCTCCAGCTTCGCAAAGCCTCAAAATTTCGGTAGTGAGAGCTTGTCCACTTCTGATTAGAGCCCTGATGTCTATGGAACTATGATCGGCTTTCACAGAGACGTTTGGCAATTTTGTGAGTAATTCCATCCCCTTAGTTCGGCGATCCAGTTGCGTTGAAGTACTTAAAGCCAAAACACTCCAAAGTGATTGTTGGGGATGTGCCGATACAACTTTTAGCATAATCAACTGAAGGAAGTGATTTACCTCCCGGTGTGGATGAGTAATTCTTGATACAATTTGTGGTAAAGCTGTATAAAATATATAGGCTGGCATTTTGGAGATGTATTTCTTAAATCGAATGTGAAGATCATCTAATGTCTTCTTTCGTAATTGAGTCATCTTGCTGACAAACTCTTGAGAATGACGCTTTGGATCAATCTTTTGACTGAGTTGCGTTCCAAGATCCAACCAAAGTGTTAATATACGAGGGAGAGTTTGGTGGACATACTTGGTACCATGACCTAATGAGCGTAGGTAGTTTGAAATGACTAGCGACGCGGTCTCTCCAGAGAGATAGCTATCATCTTGTCTTTCGAATGGTAAATTACTGGATGATTCCAATAACTTATTATAGTGACGTCCCAGATAATAATGGCCCTTCTCCCATGCGTTGTGGGTCTTTGCAGCTAGTTGATATTGGGCGCGTAGGGCGGACGAGTTTGTTTGGCCAGCACGGTCAAGCCACTTCGCAAGTAGAAGATGAGCCCTTGCTTCGAGGAGATTCTGCTGTTGTTTCCGATGTGTGTTGTCAACACTTCCTAAAGATGCCTTGTTTATCTCATTGTGAGACATGAAAGCATTACTGTCTATTGCGCCCTGAAGACTTTGAATCGCTTTTCGATGCTGATCTTCCTTCCATAGAAGTCGTGCATGTTCTATTTTGGCCGAATCATCACCGAGTTGTGAGGCGTGAAGAACAGCgttgaaagattgatgaattgcGTTTCCTTTTCTAGCAAGGCGCGCACTAGTCAACCAGGCAGAAGCAAGATCTCCTTTTGTAAATTCAAGACTGTGTGAAAGTCAGATGCGTTGGTGCaaaggaaggaaaattgAGCATCATGAGTATGTGACTTACCTAGATAACTGCATGGCGGCTCTTCTTATGCCCAATAAATATTGCTTATCGTTCAAATAACCACCAATTGTTTCGAGACGACGGTCGAGTGATTCGAGGAGCTCTTCCTTTGGTATCGGTTCAGTGTAATCGACACCAGCAATCATTTCTAACTCGGTGAGCACATGGAGTTTTAGCATGGGATCGTGGCAAGATCCAATCGATGAGGTAGTAGCTCTCGACAAGGAGCAAGTAATCTGTTCTCTGAGATCCTCAATAGTTGAAACAAATCTCGTCGTCTCTTTCTCGTGTAAAGCTAGCAGTGCTTTGCCAATGCTGACGTTAAAGTCTTCCTCTAAATCCCGACCAGCAATTGATGTATATTTTTGCAAGGCAGCCCACCTCCCTGTTGCCCACGAAGCCTCTGTGGCAAAGGGCAATAGTTTTCCTACTGTTTTGGTGGCAGTATGCATTCCTTCGACATAATTAAGTAAAACATCTATGACTAGTTAGCAGTAGTCGAGaaaatcaaatgatattTGAGTTTACCATGTTGTCCAGACTCCTTTAAGCATGTCAGAAGATTGAGCTGAACGTCAACATCTTCAGGGTCTTCTGCAAGCTTAATCTCATACCAACCTTGTGCAGCTGTCCAGCGCCCTGCTTTGCGATGACCGAGAACTATTTGGTCAATATCCAACACATGTAGATGTGCCGATATTCCTTCAATACCATCAGGCTCATCTATCTGGGTATATATCTCTTGCAATCGCTCTAGATCTGAAACCTCTCCCGAAGCATCCTGCTTCTTCGTTTCACGAATATGACGTATATGCTGCTCCCAATTGAACAAAGCTCTAGAGTATGACTTACACTGTATAGCCCGAGCTGAAACGATTTCAGCAGGAATACTTTCGATAAGCTTGGTCACCTTTTCAATTTGCTCCGGGCCATCGGGAATTCCAGCTCGTATTTCCCGATGGACTATCATCTGCTTCGCTTGTATCCAGCGGGAAAGGTAATCAAGGACTCTAAAAACGGCCTGCGTCGCTGTGTTAAAAATATAAACTGAATTTTGAGGATGGGTCGCTTACCTCGCTGCATAATCTTAACTCCTCTTGCTTGACATGTGACGTTGAAGTCGGCCGATACTTCAAGATCCCAAGCAATTCTGCACCAAtatttcctctctcttcgtCCGATCCTTCTATAACTATGTGTAAAATTAAGTATGGCAAGAGAAAACTTGCTACAGAAAGATCTTTGATTCGGATAGCTCGACACAAAGGAGGAAATATCAATTCTGCGTTGGGGTTTTTGGGTTTCTGTAAGAGATCAAGAACGAATGTTTTCAGCCAATTATTGTACTTATTTATCCGGTTGGGCTGAGAACTATCAGGTCGAAATATGGGATACGTAGTAGTTGGaacttccattttcaataccGAGAACATCGAGCTGAGGAAAGGTGTAAGTGTTGCCTGAACACTTTCCGGAAGAGACTCCCACTTTTTGCAAAGTGGATTATTTGGATCTTTATGGGCACCTCTCAAAGTTGGTGCGCAGACGTCTGCGAACCCACCCTTCGATAATAATTCTTGCATAACGAAAGATAAAAAACCTTGTAAGGTTGTATCGGTTGCAGATAAAAATGCTTTGATGATAACCTCTTCCAAGAGaaataaaaggaaatctGTAGTTTCCTCAGGGTCATGAAAATTCATGACAACCACCATTTCCCGTTGGTCTCTAACGGCTTCAACTCTGTTGGGATCAAGACAGCCTATCAAACCGATACACTCCCCTGAAAGCTTAGCAATATCATGATGAGATTCGTTGAACTTAACACATGCATCCATGATTGAACGCACAAGCTTACCAATAACCACGTCAGGCTGTTCACTCACAGCTGACGCCTGAAGAAACGACTGCTGCTCTTGAAGTAAACCTTTTAACTCGGACAAAGCCTGTGCGACAACCCCAGCCGTTTCATGTTGTATCCGACGGCTGAATATCTGAAATGCATTACCGACATCTGTCGGTCTCCTTATGGTGTTAAGCTTGTGCTCTATATCTTGAAGCTGCGGGATGCTGGAGAGCGATGGTAGCTCAACTATTCTATTTCGAATAAGACGGGCGCGGTCTCTCAAAAGATATTGTAAGGTTTCCTCTGCTGCTTTTTTGGTATAGTCGTCAAAAGATTCCCAATACTGGATTATAGTAACGAAGGTGCTTTCAAGCATCCATTCTACATCATCATCGCCGAGATATCTGAGCATAGCTGACCACGCTGAGAAGGCTGAGGATTGAAGGTCTTTCTGGGCCAATGCGGACTGTAAGCAAGCGCATATCTAGATATGGTTAGTTAACATGTGAAGGTAAAATGAGTGGGATATCGTTACTTGTGGTCGAGCAGCCCCAGTGTAGGTCTTGCCAATTGTCACCATCTCTTCAATCGCTTTCACGTTTCGTTTCTTCTCAAAACTGGACTGTTCATCCCTATTATCATTCACGACTTCGGATATGCGAGTTACGAGGCCAAGGTTGTGCTGCTCTAAAAATGCTGCCATTGGGTTGTTCTTCTTTCGGTTTTGATCTGGACTTTGAACATTCTCGACGAGGAATTGCAAAGCAAGTCGGATCTAAGAGAATTAGTTCTCAGTGTATATAAGCAAAGAAAGCTTACATACCCTTGATTTTTTACTGTTGTCCGCATACCCGGCTACcttgagaagatgaagaaaagtgCTCGAAGGATCCATTTTTAGAAGAAATGCAAAATCAAGTCCTCGTTTTTCGAAGTCTGAAGAGACAAATTTCAGTACAGACATCGTGTGGCTTTCAATATTCTGCACATcctgcagcagcagcaacgCCATAATATGAACAATATTGGCACTGTCCGTACACACTCGCCAAGGTGCCTCGTTCCGAGCTGAAGCAATCTTTTTGATAGTCTTTCCATCGCGCCATAGAACTAGCCATGGTAGAGTGTATGCTTGTGTGAGGATAAGGAATTCAGAGACCGTGATCTCTAATAAATCCGCCATTAGCTGAGAAGTTTGTGGTCGGCTAAGTAGTTCCTTCACAGCAGCAATGGCGATACTATCCCAGAAAGGACTGAACAACCGTTCGACGGGCTTATCAACAGTTCCGTTACGATTTgctaatttcaatatctaaaCAAAAGTTAGTAACCATTTGCTAACGGGATAAGCCAGCTTACTTCATTGTAGGCCGCATTCGACACGATTGGGTTTGAATGGCCTAAATATTCAACAAGCTT is from Botrytis cinerea B05.10 chromosome 8, complete sequence and encodes:
- the Bcmec1 gene encoding Bcmec1, with the protein product MAPHEPPTGTPGRWEAPPSTMAAQLINNLSTKKQSRQVEHDDLQSLMTEVSCRENDASDFTDPEAMLEHKHKLLYVIAKVVLEKLNKDDPFMNVQNVINQACEALDVFISTVKDVPNILNYVSTPDRPLKSRGPEPLWIWLFPRVLACLGRRNSRKLTVKIEAFFSTSFEVVARSPKLWGLSSSFFAYLKDSVTSILNILQALSLAAHGGEMDFILPSDQFKISSYSFSSEDDMSETSLQCTYSLRSKEGAIHHAICILSILVKVSIQAASFQDATPAFQDYLAWLFDSFYTSYELQKVWISSGDSAQDCESPAISLFCGLQTLLSSIQNLLSETLVRKGYAYLTIIGADIIVNPSNIIGKDVNLAFCRTLLHLANICKKYDSTCRIIRLSLLPKLRTVLDDEDASIIVGNDFQNAAATLLWACRSAENANLGLVLPHMNFDTDSLNADLNLLLLKDIKSRSTQSAPPNKRRKIHSEEGLLQEIIAKLYSLFGDQEVLDMDGLCHLAERCFAGLTDLDQCKAIDYLSMIPCAAYGSLTVTRDKYENIVSSQCFICEKLPPRATALDDDLCQKTGSEAILILTTLIKAPGFHESRRSRVLAMIAVKAFAIHSRDEEFFDLESSVVGQWCLKSLQSSMRELRIAAGRTLPEFLQEEKAPKDLILKNRTNVLIILRDLCEKPNLHWQETCVLAWGQLARVLVDGELNIVLLKLVEYLGHSNPIVSNAAYNEILKLANRNGTVDKPVERLFSPFWDSIAIAAVKELLSRPQTSQLMADLLEITVSEFLILTQAYTLPWLVLWRDGKTIKKIASARNEAPWRVCTDSANIVHIMALLLLQDVQNIESHTMSVLKFVSSDFEKRGLDFAFLLKMDPSSTFLHLLKVAGYADNSKKSRIRLALQFLVENVQSPDQNRKKNNPMAAFLEQHNLGLVTRISEVVNDNRDEQSSFEKKRNVKAIEEMVTIGKTYTGAARPQICACLQSALAQKDLQSSAFSAWSAMLRYLGDDDVEWMLESTFVTIIQYWESFDDYTKKAAEETLQYLLRDRARLIRNRIVELPSLSSIPQLQDIEHKLNTIRRPTDVGNAFQIFSRRIQHETAGVVAQALSELKGLLQEQQSFLQASAVSEQPDVVIGKLVRSIMDACVKFNESHHDIAKLSGECIGLIGCLDPNRVEAVRDQREMVVVMNFHDPEETTDFLLFLLEEVIIKAFLSATDTTLQGFLSFVMQELLSKGGFADVCAPTLRGAHKDPNNPLCKKWESLPESVQATLTPFLSSMFSVLKMEVPTTTYPIFRPDSSQPNRINKYNNWLKTFVLDLLQKPKNPNAELIFPPLCRAIRIKDLSVASFLLPYLILHIVIEGSDEERGNIGAELLGILKYRPTSTSHVKQEELRLCSEAVFRVLDYLSRWIQAKQMIVHREIRAGIPDGPEQIEKVTKLIESIPAEIVSARAIQCKSYSRALFNWEQHIRHIRETKKQDASGEVSDLERLQEIYTQIDEPDGIEGISAHLHVLDIDQIVLGHRKAGRWTAAQGWYEIKLAEDPEDVDVQLNLLTCLKESGQHDVLLNYVEGMHTATKTVGKLLPFATEASWATGRWAALQKYTSIAGRDLEEDFNVSIGKALLALHEKETTRFVSTIEDLREQITCSLSRATTSSIGSCHDPMLKLHVLTELEMIAGVDYTEPIPKEELLESLDRRLETIGGYLNDKQYLLGIRRAAMQLSSLEFTKGDLASAWLTSARLARKGNAIHQSFNAVLHASQLGDDSAKIEHARLLWKEDQHRKAIQSLQGAIDSNAFMSHNEINKASLGSVDNTHRKQQQNLLEARAHLLLAKWLDRAGQTNSSALRAQYQLAAKTHNAWEKGHYYLGRHYNKLLESSSNLPFERQDDSYLSGETASLVISNYLRSLGHGTKYVHQTLPRILTLWLDLGTQLSQKIDPKRHSQEFVSKMTQLRKKTLDDLHIRFKKYISKMPAYIFYTALPQIVSRITHPHREVNHFLQLIMLKVVSAHPQQSLWSVLALSTSTQLDRRTKGMELLTKLPNVSVKADHSSIDIRALIRSGQALTTEILRLCEAGDFKEARVFRSSLSKDLQFKHKVLPSALACPVEAALTASLPTLTDKVATHKAFSRDVITINSFEDDVLVLNSLAKPKRVRALASNGQHYGLLFKPKDDLRMDQRLQEFNGMMNRSLKRDAESSRRQLYVKTYAVTPLNEECGIIEWIEGLQTLRKILTDLYGAQGKRINYTELGMYCEEAMKSEKQLPFFTEKVLGEFKPVFHKWFVKQFPEPSAWFAARLRYTRSCAVMSMVGTILGLGDRHTENILFEEGNGGTFHVDFNCLFEKGKTFAKPEQVPFRLTHNMVDAMGMYGYEGPFRKSSELTIKLLRQHEETLMTILEAFIYDPTLDLMKRVDKKKREIANEGMLSGQKVLDVIQRKLKGLLPGESVPLSVEGYVDELIKQATDPRRLTAMYIGWSAFF